The Abyssicoccus albus genome includes a region encoding these proteins:
- the asp3 gene encoding accessory Sec system protein Asp3: MIDNKYIVNWDSIDKNTFMYGSCIEFDKGVMFENLLMPSGTVIHEWFMTSQYFSTRLVPSLPILKRGYHYKLEIKVESTPKNSVYLKIKFYRRYKSIIDSMTVTTDDFSFIYPEDAYEYSIELLSASVERFYFEYMTITEMRHSS, translated from the coding sequence ATGATCGATAATAAATACATTGTGAATTGGGACTCAATAGATAAAAATACATTTATGTATGGATCTTGTATAGAGTTTGATAAAGGTGTAATGTTTGAAAACTTGTTGATGCCTTCAGGTACCGTCATTCATGAATGGTTTATGACCTCTCAATACTTTAGTACGAGATTAGTGCCTTCTTTACCTATATTAAAAAGAGGATATCATTACAAATTAGAGATCAAGGTAGAGTCAACTCCTAAAAATAGTGTTTATTTGAAAATTAAGTTTTATAGAAGGTATAAATCGATTATTGATTCTATGACGGTGACAACGGATGATTTCTCTTTTATATATCCAGAAGATGCTTATGAATATAGTATTGAACTTTTAAGTGCTTCAGTAGAAAGGTTTTATTTTGAGTATATGACCATTACAGAAATGAGGCATTCATCATGA
- the gtfB gene encoding accessory Sec system glycosylation chaperone GtfB, whose product MINLFETFDANTKKIYQSMKRSGINHPTVVIEDDGFLPEGVLSPYQFFTEFKTNTKDKPLYFNEVNKPLYWEIDGNNHEAQIKDMGNVKAHIKYKKNYKHRIVQSIEWLDQNGQVRAIEFYNQFGVHYKTKVFGGSNESILTTYFNRDHQPIIYENHVTNDYIIKYKGKEHFFSDKTQYIIFYLKNAFERLDSFVINSLSFPFIAVYQLGVKGKDYLIWQENTESQVPGNMLAMLSSDTRNFDIIVPDSDEYMNLTSLLPHEDRIHHGGYVYQYLKEPMHNHHILIVTNSDQLHDIDTIAKALPNHYIHIAAITEMSSKLLSKGEYDNIRLYPSIKRSTLVELYKICSIYLDIHYGSEVLDSVKGAFDYNMLIIGFEHTAHNKIYTEKQFLAAENDTEYLIELILNTKESEKFYHMMARQKKHGNEISEAEFAKQFNLLKK is encoded by the coding sequence ATGATTAATCTATTTGAAACATTTGATGCAAATACAAAAAAAATTTACCAGTCAATGAAGCGATCGGGAATAAACCATCCGACGGTTGTCATTGAGGATGACGGTTTTTTGCCAGAAGGCGTGCTTAGCCCTTATCAATTTTTTACAGAATTTAAAACAAACACTAAAGATAAACCACTTTATTTTAATGAAGTGAATAAGCCTTTATATTGGGAAATCGATGGGAATAATCACGAAGCTCAGATTAAAGATATGGGAAATGTAAAGGCCCATATTAAGTATAAAAAAAATTACAAACATCGAATTGTACAATCAATCGAGTGGCTTGATCAAAACGGGCAAGTCCGAGCAATAGAATTTTATAATCAATTTGGAGTTCATTACAAGACAAAAGTATTTGGTGGATCAAATGAAAGCATATTGACGACTTATTTTAACCGTGACCATCAACCAATTATTTATGAAAATCATGTGACAAATGATTATATCATTAAATATAAAGGGAAGGAGCATTTCTTCTCCGATAAAACACAATATATAATTTTCTACTTGAAGAATGCGTTTGAACGATTAGATAGTTTTGTCATCAACTCATTATCATTTCCATTTATTGCAGTATATCAATTAGGTGTGAAGGGTAAAGACTATTTGATTTGGCAAGAAAATACAGAGAGTCAAGTTCCAGGAAATATGTTAGCAATGCTATCTTCTGATACAAGAAATTTTGATATTATTGTACCGGATAGTGATGAATATATGAATTTAACGTCACTATTACCTCATGAGGATCGAATCCATCATGGTGGCTATGTCTATCAATATTTGAAAGAGCCAATGCATAATCATCATATATTAATTGTTACAAACTCAGATCAACTTCATGATATTGATACAATAGCTAAAGCATTACCAAATCATTATATACATATCGCAGCTATCACTGAAATGTCATCAAAATTATTAAGTAAAGGCGAATATGACAATATTAGATTGTATCCAAGTATTAAGCGAAGTACTCTTGTCGAGCTGTATAAAATTTGTAGCATATATTTAGACATTCACTATGGAAGCGAGGTTTTAGATTCTGTGAAAGGTGCTTTTGATTATAATATGCTAATTATCGGATTTGAACATACTGCGCATAATAAAATTTATACTGAAAAGCAGTTTTTAGCAGCAGAAAATGATACAGAGTATTTAATAGAACTTATATTAAATACTAAAGAAAGTGAAAAATTTTATCATATGATGGCACGGCAAAAGAAGCATGGTAATGAAATTAGTGAAGCAGAGTTTGCAAAACAGTTTAATTTATTAAAGAAATAA
- the gtfA gene encoding accessory Sec system glycosyltransferase GtfA produces MIYHLNFGIGWASSGVEYAQKYRAEILRQIDIQNKFVYLDFMSNENIQTLTSNIGFKDDEVIWLYQYFTDIDIHPTTYHIDDLVNSIQDSIIRTEQVGKIKLLVLPGQDNYVRCYMHNTEEGTVDRAEFVSNGKLIRKDYFNYTRLFSEYYAPKANKPELYLRHFYQEDGRIAYSEYINGSDSMFFINEVKLYSKAEFVAYFIQQLNLSHKDIVIIDRSTNIGQAVLQNKNDAKVGVVIHAEHFSDHFTDAEHILWNNFYDYVFTEAKHIDFYITATDAQNKLLKQQFEQYKNLHPKIYTIPVGSIDQLIKPKSRKRYSLISASRLASEKHIDLIAKAVIKAKKELPDLTLDIYGEGGEKEKLSQIIVDHDAQEYIKMKGHVDLKTVYSNYELFLSASQSEGFGLTLMEAVGSGLGMIGFDVNYGTKTFIEHEGNGFLIPLQLDQIANDEMINIYAKKIVDFYKSLDYKDVELNSYSIAKEFRTEILTKKWKTLIEEVQND; encoded by the coding sequence ATGATCTATCACTTGAATTTTGGTATAGGATGGGCTAGTAGTGGCGTAGAATATGCTCAAAAATATAGAGCGGAAATCCTCCGTCAAATAGATATTCAAAATAAATTTGTATATTTAGATTTTATGTCAAATGAAAATATACAGACGCTAACATCGAACATTGGATTTAAAGATGATGAGGTCATTTGGCTATATCAATACTTTACTGATATTGACATTCATCCGACAACTTATCATATTGATGATTTAGTCAACTCTATTCAAGATTCTATTATTAGAACAGAACAAGTCGGTAAAATTAAATTACTTGTATTACCAGGGCAAGATAACTATGTAAGATGTTATATGCATAATACTGAAGAAGGCACTGTTGATCGAGCGGAATTTGTGTCTAATGGTAAGTTAATTCGAAAAGATTATTTTAATTATACTCGTTTATTCAGTGAGTATTATGCACCGAAAGCAAATAAACCAGAATTATATTTGCGACATTTCTATCAAGAGGATGGGCGTATTGCATATAGTGAATATATTAATGGATCAGATAGTATGTTTTTTATAAATGAAGTGAAGCTGTACTCTAAAGCTGAATTCGTTGCTTATTTTATTCAACAATTGAATTTATCCCATAAAGATATTGTGATTATAGATCGTTCAACCAATATTGGCCAGGCAGTATTGCAAAATAAAAATGATGCTAAAGTTGGTGTTGTAATTCATGCTGAGCATTTTAGTGATCATTTCACAGATGCAGAACATATTTTATGGAATAATTTTTATGATTACGTTTTTACAGAAGCGAAACATATTGATTTTTACATCACTGCAACCGATGCTCAAAATAAACTATTGAAACAACAATTCGAACAATACAAAAATCTTCACCCAAAAATTTATACGATTCCTGTAGGAAGCATTGATCAACTCATCAAACCTAAATCACGAAAACGATATAGTCTTATTTCAGCATCAAGGCTTGCGAGCGAAAAACATATAGACTTAATTGCTAAAGCAGTTATTAAAGCTAAAAAAGAACTTCCAGATTTAACACTGGATATTTATGGTGAAGGTGGCGAAAAAGAAAAACTTTCGCAGATTATCGTTGACCATGATGCACAAGAATATATTAAGATGAAAGGTCATGTCGACTTGAAGACTGTTTATTCAAATTATGAGTTATTTTTATCTGCATCCCAAAGTGAAGGTTTTGGTTTAACTTTAATGGAAGCAGTTGGATCGGGACTAGGAATGATTGGTTTTGATGTTAATTATGGGACTAAGACATTTATAGAACACGAAGGAAATGGGTTTTTAATACCATTACAACTAGACCAAATTGCAAACGATGAGATGATTAATATTTACGCAAAAAAAATTGTTGATTTCTATAAATCTCTTGATTATAAAGATGTAGAATTAAATTCGTACTCTATCGCAAAAGAGTTTAGGACAGAAATTCTAACTAAAAAATGGAAGACGTTGATCGAAGAGGTGCAAAATGATTAA
- the secA2 gene encoding accessory Sec system translocase SecA2, with the protein MKKIIQDQINYWRLEKLKRTLNKVIHYSNLFQKLEDNELQDKTFEFKKRILAGETLEDILPEAYAVCRVAAYRVIGLYPKEVQILGAIAMYSGNIAEMQTGEGKTLTATMPLYLKALKSKGNFLVTTNSYLAKRDYEEMSPLYEYLGLNSTLGFVDIPGYEYRDGEKQEIYKADIIYTTNGILGFDYLIDNLADHQNKKFIDELNYALVDEIDSIILDAAQTPLVISGSPRVQSNLYQNVKEFIDTLTTSHYYHNEDQNEIYLSESGMNKAEHYFKVEDLYAPKHFDLVRVINLSLRAKYLFEFNMDYFVKDGEVILIDRNTGRMLTGTKLQSGLHQALETKESVKITPDLSAMATITFQNLFMQFKAFSGMSATAKLGEREFSDLYSKVVIQIPTDQTVIRTDLDDKVLLDKVSKNTEIIKDVEQIHAEGRPILLITRTAEAAEYYSESLFKKNIPNNLLIAQNVAKEAQIIKEAGQFKAVTVATSMAGRGTDIKLDKKSLELGGLYVVINEHMENSRLDRQLRGRSGRQGDPGTTQIYISLDDYIVKRYSDDALLSRQQNLVDSRDQIEGSKLLSRKIKRLVKKAQLVSEEQAMTAREMSNEYEKSISMQRKYVYQERDRILNSSNFNQFNIDEIAKDVFKRFVYSNVELSSQDVLNYIYKTISFQYNSTISRDVLRNQDNTIQFLMELFHERVHENKKIIKNDLMYQEYIQKSILKAVDTVWIRQVDQLSQLKSSVSNRNGHRNAVSEYHRVALESYAKMRLKVYEQIVKNICLSIIAFDHKKNMIIHFP; encoded by the coding sequence ATGAAAAAAATAATTCAGGATCAAATTAATTATTGGCGGCTTGAAAAATTAAAAAGAACCTTAAATAAGGTAATTCATTATTCTAATCTATTTCAAAAATTAGAAGATAATGAACTACAAGATAAGACTTTTGAATTTAAGAAAAGAATTTTAGCTGGAGAAACATTAGAGGACATTCTTCCTGAAGCGTATGCTGTATGTAGAGTTGCAGCTTATCGTGTAATCGGCTTATACCCAAAAGAAGTTCAAATACTAGGTGCGATAGCAATGTATAGTGGTAATATTGCAGAAATGCAAACAGGTGAAGGTAAAACGTTAACTGCTACAATGCCGTTGTATTTGAAAGCATTGAAATCAAAAGGCAATTTTTTAGTTACGACTAATAGTTATTTAGCTAAACGTGATTATGAAGAAATGAGTCCTTTATATGAGTATCTAGGGTTGAATTCGACGTTAGGATTTGTTGATATACCGGGTTATGAATATAGAGATGGTGAAAAACAAGAAATTTATAAAGCTGATATAATCTATACGACAAATGGTATTTTAGGCTTTGATTATTTGATAGATAACTTAGCTGATCATCAAAATAAAAAATTTATTGATGAGTTAAATTATGCTTTAGTTGATGAAATAGATTCAATTATTTTAGATGCGGCTCAGACACCTTTAGTGATTTCAGGCTCTCCACGTGTCCAATCAAATCTTTATCAAAATGTGAAAGAATTTATCGATACATTAACGACGAGCCATTATTATCATAATGAAGATCAAAATGAAATTTACTTAAGTGAAAGTGGTATGAACAAAGCAGAACATTATTTTAAAGTTGAAGATTTGTATGCACCAAAACATTTTGATTTAGTGAGAGTTATTAACCTGTCATTACGTGCTAAATATTTATTTGAATTTAATATGGATTATTTTGTTAAAGATGGAGAAGTCATTCTGATAGATCGAAACACTGGACGTATGTTGACTGGAACAAAACTTCAATCTGGGTTACATCAAGCACTTGAAACGAAAGAGTCTGTCAAAATTACACCTGATTTAAGTGCGATGGCGACGATTACTTTTCAAAATTTATTCATGCAATTTAAAGCGTTTTCGGGAATGTCTGCCACCGCAAAACTTGGAGAAAGAGAATTTTCGGACTTATATTCAAAAGTAGTGATTCAGATTCCTACGGATCAAACAGTCATCAGGACGGATTTAGATGATAAAGTATTATTGGATAAAGTATCTAAAAATACTGAAATTATTAAAGATGTTGAACAAATTCATGCAGAAGGCCGACCTATTTTATTAATTACTAGAACTGCTGAAGCGGCAGAATATTATTCAGAATCGTTATTCAAAAAAAACATACCTAATAATTTGTTGATTGCACAAAATGTTGCTAAAGAAGCTCAAATCATTAAAGAAGCTGGTCAATTTAAAGCAGTGACTGTAGCAACGAGTATGGCAGGACGTGGAACAGATATTAAATTAGATAAAAAATCATTGGAATTAGGTGGGCTTTATGTTGTCATCAATGAGCATATGGAGAATTCTAGGTTGGATCGACAACTGAGAGGTCGATCTGGTCGTCAAGGTGATCCTGGAACAACTCAAATATATATTTCATTAGATGACTATATTGTTAAACGCTACAGTGATGATGCATTATTAAGTCGTCAGCAAAATCTTGTAGACTCACGAGATCAAATAGAAGGTAGTAAACTTTTAAGTCGTAAAATAAAGCGACTTGTAAAAAAGGCTCAGCTTGTATCAGAAGAACAAGCAATGACAGCTAGAGAGATGTCGAATGAATATGAAAAAAGCATTAGTATGCAGAGAAAGTATGTGTATCAAGAACGTGACCGCATTTTGAATTCAAGTAACTTTAATCAATTTAACATTGATGAGATCGCTAAAGATGTTTTTAAACGATTTGTATACTCTAATGTAGAATTGTCATCACAAGATGTTTTAAATTATATTTATAAAACGATTAGCTTCCAATATAATAGTACGATCAGCCGAGACGTTTTACGTAATCAAGACAATACGATTCAATTTTTAATGGAATTATTTCATGAAAGAGTTCATGAAAATAAAAAAATTATTAAAAATGACTTAATGTATCAAGAGTACATACAAAAATCAATATTAAAAGCGGTGGATACAGTATGGATTCGTCAAGTGGACCAATTATCACAACTTAAATCAAGTGTTAGCAACCGAAATGGACATCGTAATGCTGTGAGTGAGTATCACCGTGTAGCATTAGAGTCATACGCGAAAATGAGGCTAAAAGTGTATGAACAAATTGTAAAAAATATATGTTTAAGTATTATTGCTTTTGATCATAAAAAAAACATGATAATTCATTTTCCATAA